The proteins below come from a single Rhizobium tropici CIAT 899 genomic window:
- a CDS encoding adenylate/guanylate cyclase domain-containing protein, with protein MSETSRKLTTIFCADVQDYTRLMGKDEEGTLSTLRRYRDAMKRLIEAHGGRVINTWGDGVFAEFPSVVEAVRAAIDTQNELAGYNAVINPDKQMLFRIGLNLGDVIADGDDLYGDGVNIAARLQSRAAPGGIVISNTVYDQVRNKVAVGFDFLGQLEVKNIDGGVPSYAVRIGSVQVVDTTSDYRSPRPERAPARAPEPVAQEPALQDWRRSYAAPLIVCIGLAILNGLTWHGEFWAKWPILAILWVTAFRYVRSNRQIDMAIASLVITGVGIVMINLFTWHGTPWAMWPLFGLAIAAALRWVSRPRSGV; from the coding sequence ATGTCCGAGACGAGCCGCAAGCTGACCACCATCTTCTGCGCCGATGTGCAGGACTACACGCGCCTCATGGGGAAGGACGAGGAGGGGACGCTTTCAACCCTTCGTCGTTACCGCGATGCGATGAAACGGCTGATCGAAGCCCATGGCGGCCGGGTCATCAATACCTGGGGCGATGGCGTGTTCGCCGAGTTTCCAAGCGTCGTCGAAGCCGTGCGCGCTGCGATCGACACGCAGAACGAGCTTGCCGGCTACAATGCCGTAATCAATCCCGACAAGCAGATGCTCTTTCGCATCGGCCTCAATCTCGGTGATGTGATCGCCGATGGCGACGATCTCTATGGAGACGGCGTCAATATTGCAGCTCGGCTGCAGTCGCGCGCTGCTCCAGGCGGCATCGTCATTTCCAACACCGTCTATGACCAGGTGCGCAACAAGGTTGCCGTAGGTTTCGATTTTCTCGGGCAGCTCGAGGTCAAGAACATCGACGGCGGCGTGCCGAGCTATGCGGTGCGGATCGGCAGCGTGCAGGTTGTCGACACGACGTCCGATTATCGCTCGCCTCGTCCGGAGCGAGCCCCTGCGCGGGCGCCCGAGCCGGTGGCGCAGGAGCCTGCGCTGCAGGACTGGCGCCGCAGCTATGCTGCGCCGCTCATCGTCTGCATCGGGCTTGCCATACTCAACGGCCTTACCTGGCACGGAGAGTTCTGGGCAAAATGGCCGATACTCGCCATTTTATGGGTTACGGCATTTCGCTACGTGCGCAGCAACAGGCAGATCGATATGGCGATCGCCAGTCTTGTCATCACCGGCGTTGGCATCGTTATGATCAATCTTTTCACCTGGCACGGCACGCCCTGGGCGATGTGGCCCTTGTTCGGCCTTGCGATCGCCGCGGCGCTACGCTGGGTCAGCCGGCCGCGCAGCGGCGTTTAA
- a CDS encoding inositol monophosphatase family protein, whose translation MTSLVDVTTLAHVLRRAAQTEILPRFRRLGSDDIRAKSEATDLVTEADERAEHMIKAEVARLWPEALFIGEESVAADPSLLTKLVDVDLAIIVDPVDGTFNFAAGIPAFGVMASVVSKGETVAGIIFDPMGDDWVLAERGSGAWLRRPDGETLRLKVAPSVPLDELVGMAATGFLPKEKRAEIMGNLAKVRYTTCYRCAAHEYRTLAGGYVHYLMYNKLMPWDHLAGSLISAESGAYVRRFDGSPYLPHHLDGGLLVAVDKDTWELLRREVFTL comes from the coding sequence ATGACATCGCTCGTTGACGTTACCACGCTTGCTCATGTGCTGCGCCGTGCGGCACAGACGGAGATCCTGCCGCGTTTTCGCAGGCTGGGCAGCGACGATATCCGCGCCAAGAGTGAGGCGACGGATCTGGTAACGGAAGCCGATGAGCGTGCCGAACATATGATAAAGGCGGAGGTCGCACGGCTCTGGCCCGAAGCTTTGTTCATCGGCGAGGAATCGGTTGCCGCCGACCCATCGCTATTGACGAAGCTCGTGGATGTCGATCTCGCGATCATCGTCGATCCCGTCGACGGCACATTCAATTTCGCCGCCGGCATTCCGGCCTTCGGCGTCATGGCTTCGGTGGTTTCGAAGGGAGAAACCGTTGCCGGCATCATCTTCGATCCGATGGGCGACGATTGGGTGCTGGCGGAACGCGGCAGCGGCGCATGGCTGCGCCGGCCCGATGGCGAGACGCTGCGTCTCAAGGTTGCTCCATCCGTCCCCCTTGACGAATTGGTCGGTATGGCGGCTACCGGCTTTCTGCCCAAGGAAAAGCGCGCCGAGATCATGGGTAATCTCGCCAAGGTGCGCTACACGACCTGCTATCGCTGCGCGGCGCATGAGTATCGCACGCTCGCGGGCGGCTATGTGCATTATCTCATGTACAACAAGCTGATGCCTTGGGATCACCTGGCGGGATCGCTGATCTCGGCCGAATCCGGAGCCTATGTCCGCCGTTTCGACGGTTCGCCCTATTTGCCGCATCACCTCGATGGCGGGCTCCTTGTCGCGGTGGACAAGGACACATGGGAGCTGTTGCGGCGCGAAGTCTTCACTCTTTGA
- a CDS encoding inositol monophosphatase family protein has translation MTFSDADFDYVMTIVAEAASKEIMLRFRNLDAGDISEKTSAIDLVTEADLRAERHITAALKTRFPKAVIVGEEAYEADKSVVPALAHAELAFTIDPVDGTFNFAAGLPVFGTIVAVIANGETIASIIHDPVLGDTLTAMKGGGTFLRRQTGQARRLAVAAPASLKAMTGAISWGHMDEPERSRICGNLSKTRMAFSLNCSAYEYWMVASGKWHFIGHSKLMPWDHLAGVLAHQEAGGYTAKFDGTPYRPGETTGGIISAPDEESWRMIRREIIGA, from the coding sequence ATGACTTTCTCCGATGCTGATTTCGACTATGTGATGACGATCGTTGCCGAAGCGGCGTCAAAGGAAATCATGCTGCGTTTCCGCAACCTGGACGCTGGCGACATATCGGAAAAGACCTCGGCCATCGACCTTGTGACCGAGGCCGACCTTCGGGCTGAGCGGCACATCACCGCGGCATTGAAGACACGGTTTCCAAAGGCCGTCATCGTGGGCGAAGAAGCCTATGAGGCCGACAAGTCCGTCGTGCCGGCGCTGGCGCATGCGGAATTGGCTTTCACCATCGACCCGGTGGACGGCACATTCAATTTCGCGGCGGGATTGCCGGTCTTCGGGACGATCGTCGCCGTCATCGCCAATGGCGAGACGATCGCGAGCATCATCCACGATCCCGTGCTTGGCGACACCCTGACCGCCATGAAAGGCGGCGGCACTTTCCTGCGCCGGCAAACCGGGCAGGCGAGGCGGCTTGCCGTCGCCGCGCCGGCGTCTTTGAAGGCGATGACGGGCGCCATATCCTGGGGGCATATGGATGAGCCTGAGCGGTCACGCATCTGCGGCAATCTATCGAAGACCCGTATGGCTTTCTCTCTCAATTGCTCGGCCTACGAATATTGGATGGTGGCGTCGGGCAAGTGGCACTTCATCGGCCATTCAAAGCTGATGCCATGGGATCATCTTGCCGGAGTGCTGGCGCATCAGGAAGCAGGCGGTTATACCGCCAAATTCGATGGCACGCCCTACAGACCCGGCGAGACGACGGGCGGCATTATTTCTGCGCCGGATGAGGAAAGCTGGCGGATGATTCGCCGCGAGATCATCGGCGCCTGA
- the ttcA gene encoding tRNA 2-thiocytidine(32) synthetase TtcA — protein MNITTTVKDDIDIEAEDGGSAAHPMFSDAPRSVSFNKLRKRLLRQVRQAMEDFQMLKGQKRWLVGLSGGKDSYGLLALLLDLKWRGLLPVEIIACNLDQGQPNFPKHVLPEYLTKIGVAHRIQYRDTYSIVKEKVPEGATYCSLCSRLRRGNLYRIAREEGCDALVLGHHREDILETFFMNFFHGGRLASMPAKLVNDEGDLMLLRPLAYAAEDDLAKFAAAMQFPIIPCDLCGSQDGLQRNAMKDMLADIERRMPGRKDTMLRALAHVNPSHLLDLKLFDFAGLMTQGSSSDPT, from the coding sequence ATGAATATCACGACGACGGTGAAAGACGACATCGATATCGAGGCTGAAGATGGTGGTTCTGCCGCGCATCCGATGTTTTCTGATGCGCCGCGCTCCGTTTCCTTCAACAAGCTGCGCAAGCGCCTGTTGCGGCAGGTACGCCAGGCCATGGAAGACTTCCAGATGCTGAAGGGCCAGAAGCGCTGGCTGGTTGGCCTTTCCGGAGGCAAGGATTCCTACGGTCTGCTGGCGCTCTTGCTTGACCTGAAATGGCGCGGTTTGCTGCCGGTGGAAATCATCGCCTGCAATCTCGATCAGGGTCAGCCGAATTTCCCGAAGCATGTTCTGCCCGAATACCTCACGAAGATCGGCGTTGCCCATCGCATCCAGTATCGCGACACTTATTCGATCGTGAAGGAGAAGGTGCCGGAGGGAGCAACCTATTGCTCGCTCTGTTCGCGCCTGCGCCGCGGTAATCTTTATCGCATCGCCCGCGAGGAGGGCTGCGATGCGCTGGTGCTGGGCCATCATCGCGAGGATATTCTCGAGACCTTCTTTATGAACTTCTTCCATGGCGGCCGGCTGGCCTCGATGCCGGCGAAGCTGGTCAATGACGAAGGCGACTTGATGCTTCTGCGTCCGTTAGCCTATGCCGCCGAGGACGATCTTGCCAAATTTGCTGCCGCCATGCAGTTTCCAATCATCCCGTGCGATCTCTGCGGCTCGCAGGATGGGTTGCAGCGTAATGCCATGAAGGACATGCTCGCCGATATCGAACGGCGCATGCCTGGCCGTAAGGATACGATGCTGCGTGCACTGGCGCATGTGAACCCGTCACACCTGCTCGACCTGAAACTGTTCGATTTCGCTGGGTTGATGACACAGGGGTCTTCCAGCGATCCAACGTAA
- a CDS encoding glutaminase — protein sequence MTDLQAILDGIHAELSPRIGEGKVADYIPELAKVDPKQFGMAIATVDGKVYSIGDAGVPFSIQSISKVFMLTLALGKVGESLWNRVGREPSGTAFNSIVQLEREEGIPRNPFVNAGAIAVSDVVLAGHEPREAIGELLRFVRYVADDETISIDDRVARSETQTGFRNFALANFMRAYGNIHHPVEHVLGVYFHQCALSMSCRQLAKAGLYLAARGSNPITGHSVVSPKRARRINALMLTCGHYDGSGDFAYHVGLPGKSGVGGGILAVAPGIGSIAVWSPGLNKVGNSQLGAVALEMLAARTGWSVFGD from the coding sequence ATGACGGATTTGCAGGCCATTCTCGACGGCATACATGCGGAGCTTTCGCCGCGCATCGGCGAGGGCAAGGTTGCCGATTACATTCCGGAGCTGGCAAAGGTCGATCCGAAGCAGTTCGGAATGGCAATCGCAACTGTCGACGGCAAAGTCTACAGCATCGGTGATGCCGGCGTTCCTTTCTCCATCCAGAGTATCTCCAAGGTCTTCATGCTGACCTTGGCGCTCGGCAAGGTCGGCGAGAGCTTGTGGAATCGTGTTGGGCGCGAGCCATCCGGCACGGCTTTCAATTCCATCGTCCAGCTGGAACGGGAAGAGGGTATTCCCCGCAATCCCTTCGTCAATGCAGGTGCCATCGCTGTCAGCGATGTCGTACTCGCTGGACACGAGCCGCGCGAGGCGATCGGCGAGCTGCTGCGCTTCGTCCGTTATGTGGCCGACGACGAGACGATCAGCATCGATGACAGGGTGGCGCGTTCGGAGACGCAGACGGGTTTCCGCAATTTCGCGCTCGCCAATTTTATGCGCGCGTATGGCAATATCCACCATCCGGTCGAGCATGTGCTCGGTGTCTATTTCCATCAATGTGCGCTTTCCATGAGCTGCCGGCAGCTTGCCAAGGCGGGGCTCTATCTCGCTGCGCGCGGCAGCAATCCGATCACCGGGCACTCCGTCGTCTCGCCGAAGCGGGCGCGGCGCATCAATGCGCTGATGCTGACCTGCGGGCATTATGATGGCTCAGGGGATTTCGCCTATCACGTCGGTCTGCCGGGCAAGAGCGGCGTCGGCGGCGGCATCCTGGCCGTAGCGCCCGGCATCGGCTCGATCGCAGTCTGGTCGCCGGGCCTGAACAAGGTCGGCAATTCGCAGCTCGGTGCCGTGGCATTGGAAATGCTGGCGGCCCGCACCGGCTGGTCCGTATTCGGTGATTGA
- the rpsD gene encoding 30S ribosomal protein S4, giving the protein MSKRESSKYKIDRRMGENIWGRPKSPVNRREYGPGQHGQRRKGKLSDFGVQLRAKQKLKGYYGDLREKQFRAIFAEADRRKGDTSENLIGLLESRLDAIVYRAKFVPTVFAARQFVNHGHVTVNGVRVNIGSYRCKAGDVIEVREKSKQLVTVLESVALAERDVPDYIEVDHNKMVATFARVPALGDVPYAVVMEPHLVVEFYSR; this is encoded by the coding sequence ATGAGCAAGCGCGAATCGTCCAAGTACAAAATTGACCGCCGTATGGGCGAGAACATCTGGGGTCGTCCGAAGTCCCCGGTTAACCGTCGCGAATACGGCCCGGGCCAGCACGGTCAGCGCCGCAAGGGCAAGCTTTCGGACTTCGGTGTGCAGCTGCGCGCCAAGCAGAAGCTGAAGGGCTACTACGGCGACCTGCGCGAGAAGCAGTTCCGCGCGATCTTCGCTGAAGCTGACCGTCGCAAGGGCGACACCTCGGAAAACCTGATCGGCCTGCTCGAATCGCGCCTCGACGCGATCGTCTACCGCGCCAAGTTCGTTCCGACCGTTTTCGCTGCCCGTCAGTTCGTCAACCACGGCCACGTCACCGTTAACGGCGTTCGCGTCAACATCGGTTCGTACCGCTGCAAGGCTGGCGACGTTATTGAAGTTCGCGAAAAGTCCAAGCAGCTCGTAACCGTTCTCGAATCGGTTGCTCTCGCTGAGCGCGACGTTCCGGACTACATCGAAGTCGATCACAACAAGATGGTTGCGACCTTCGCTCGTGTTCCGGCTCTCGGCGATGTACCGTACGCCGTCGTCATGGAACCGCATCTGGTCGTCGAATTCTATTCGCGTTAA
- a CDS encoding nucleotidyl transferase AbiEii/AbiGii toxin family protein — protein MALTKLQKEIMASIAKNRSETSYVAGGLVLNMNWPRLSDDIDIFQDTDEEIGPVAERDMETLKNDGFRVYVEVNVYGCVEAEVSKARENTLIQWMSESRTRFFPLIRDKEWGARLHPADLAVNKVLAASTRTKPRDFVDLLMIDERLSPLGAVVVAASGKPPHYSPIRIIDEIRRRGLSVSTEDYDSVRGLPVDLTASVIRDRLVEVLNGAERYIRSAPPDIVGLLAVNPSGIPIQISALTDDGVQFRKATSEPDLMPSLPDVPEDWRGLGRAE, from the coding sequence ATGGCGCTGACCAAACTGCAAAAAGAGATTATGGCGTCCATCGCAAAAAATCGCTCGGAAACCAGCTATGTCGCAGGTGGGCTTGTCCTTAATATGAATTGGCCTCGTTTGTCCGACGATATCGATATCTTCCAGGATACCGACGAGGAAATCGGCCCTGTCGCCGAGCGGGACATGGAAACGCTCAAAAATGACGGTTTCCGTGTTTATGTCGAGGTCAATGTCTATGGCTGTGTCGAGGCGGAAGTCTCCAAGGCGCGGGAGAATACGCTCATTCAATGGATGAGCGAATCTCGAACCCGGTTTTTCCCGCTTATTCGAGACAAGGAGTGGGGCGCAAGACTTCATCCAGCGGACCTTGCCGTGAATAAGGTTCTCGCGGCATCAACCCGGACAAAGCCTCGGGATTTCGTCGATTTGTTAATGATCGACGAAAGGTTGTCTCCGCTTGGTGCGGTTGTCGTCGCAGCCTCGGGAAAGCCACCGCATTATTCCCCAATCAGGATAATTGATGAAATTCGGCGAAGAGGGCTATCGGTTTCGACCGAGGATTATGATTCCGTGAGAGGTCTTCCAGTCGATCTTACGGCCAGCGTTATTCGCGACAGGCTTGTGGAGGTGCTGAATGGAGCGGAGCGCTATATTCGATCGGCGCCACCGGATATAGTCGGTCTGCTTGCAGTCAATCCTAGCGGCATCCCAATTCAGATATCGGCTTTGACCGACGATGGCGTGCAGTTTCGAAAGGCGACATCAGAGCCGGATCTAATGCCGTCGTTACCGGATGTGCCCGAGGACTGGCGCGGCCTCGGACGTGCGGAATGA